The genomic DNA GAAAATCCCCGCCTGGTTGGCATTGATCGGATCTCCTACGTTGTCACGGGTACCCACCTCGGGATCAATTAGCCCTTTTTTGTACCAATCCGCCAGCAAAGCGAGCGTATTTTTCGTATTGTCCGTCAGTGTTCCGTACGATACCGATCCGTCGCCATTGTCGAGCCAGTAGCCCGGATATGCATCCATGGCGCCAAAAATCGGATCAAATCCGCCCATATTGTTGGAGGACAGGAGGAAGGTGGAATAAGGGAACGAGTTTTTGGAAGGGCCGGCGATCCCAATCGTTTTGTCCCCGCCAAGCTTGTTATCAATAAATGCTTTTGCCGTCTTTTCGATATCGGACGTCGTCTTTGGCACCGGCAGCTGCAGCTTGTCGAGCCAATCCTTGCGAATCCATAGGACGTGAACGCCGTCGGTATCCACCGTAATGTTCGGGAGCGAAACCATCTTGCCCTTGTAGCTGGCGTTTTCCATTGCGCGGCCGTCGGTGCTCGCCATAATGTCCTTCACCTGCGAGGATTGATACTGTTGGAACAGATCGGTAATGTCATACAGCAGTCCCGAGCTGGCCGCCTTCGTCATGAAAGAGCGGTCATCGACGACCATGCCGTCAGGCAGCTTGCCTGATGCGATCGTCAAGCTGACCTTCTGCTTGAAATCGTTGCCGGTGGCTGCCGTCCAATCCACAATCACGTTGATGTTGTACTTTTCCTTGAGGTAGCGCGTGTACTGGTTGTTGCTTACGCTGTCGCCTTCCGGCAAGGTTTTGTCTGTCGGATCCACCACCATGCCGATGTGAACATCAACAGGATTAGGAAATTTGGAGAAGGCCAGGTCATCTCCCGATAGTGCCGGGGTTGCGGAGCTTGAGTCTGATTTTGAAGGCGCTTTCAAATCGCTCGCTGAATCATTGGAAGAAGTACATGCTGTTAAACTTAGACCAAGTAATACGACGGAAAGCAGCATTGCCATATTCCTTTTCATCTAATCCCTCCTTAAAAGAGTTGCGAAGCAATTCTTACTTCGTAAGCCATTGCTTAATCTCTTGCCTTCTCATTGTACATGGGAAGCGGAGAAAAAAAGTCAGACGGATGTGCCGTGTT from Paenibacillus sp. J23TS9 includes the following:
- a CDS encoding extracellular solute-binding protein; this encodes MKRNMAMLLSVVLLGLSLTACTSSNDSASDLKAPSKSDSSSATPALSGDDLAFSKFPNPVDVHIGMVVDPTDKTLPEGDSVSNNQYTRYLKEKYNINVIVDWTAATGNDFKQKVSLTIASGKLPDGMVVDDRSFMTKAASSGLLYDITDLFQQYQSSQVKDIMASTDGRAMENASYKGKMVSLPNITVDTDGVHVLWIRKDWLDKLQLPVPKTTSDIEKTAKAFIDNKLGGDKTIGIAGPSKNSFPYSTFLLSSNNMGGFDPIFGAMDAYPGYWLDNGDGSVSYGTLTDNTKNTLALLADWYKKGLIDPEVGTRDNVGDPINANQAGIFFGPWWNGGYGNGDSFKNDPTANWQAYPVYSDDNKWNAHMKTTGSTYTIISKNAKPDVVKAILIMNNALVRDEATFDLSVAVGWYPLRNVMAAANETEYEYAELLKVLKGETQPEDYNKPNSLYKLMYADAKKVKDVIKAPFDDLNVSNFNTANFGDFQRLYSIMIGDRPFTTIPIDKKVFSVTYNQTPTMETKWANLKKMEDETILKIILGQAPIDSFDKFVKDWKAQGGDEITKEVAELLKK